The sequence TCGAGTGCAGCAtagtcactcgtgagctattcagctctgggactattcgccccatagacgcgtgtacataagcgagaaaaaaccgctcgcttatgtacacacgtctatggggcgaatagtcccagagctgaatagctcacgagcgACTGTGAGTGCAGTTGCACCACTACTCATCTTCATGTAGGCCTAGAGGTGGGCAAAGTGCAAAACCACTTGTTATAGGGTGTGTGGCAGAGATGCATGCTGTTTCTGGCAAAACCATCAAGAAATGATTGAGAACGGCCTTGGTTGGGGTTTCTTTTGAAGATTCGATCGAACAAATACGTGTAAAACATAAAGGTCAGACAAGGTTATAAGCAGACCCGCCCAAATCGCCCCTGACAAGGACTCCGACACTTGGTACTTAGGGGCCATCTCAAACGAAATCCATTAAGATAAAAACCCTTGacaaaaagtaatgaaaatttaaaatgtaacgTTGATATTCAACAGTTAATGTCGTTCACTATAGTTTAATCAAGCTGTTGTAGTGTACTTGTCAATAAACACAGGACGACACTACAATAATTTTGTTGAGCATAAAAACCCTTCTCGTAAACGAAAGAATTTCCCGCTGTGAACTTTTGTAACATGATGAGACGGCCCCCGTTATTCATTTTCAGAGACTATACTCCCACCACTGGCACTGTGGTGTTGGTTACTGTTTGATAGCAGAGACCGGGCGATTGATCTCGGCTACATTCTCGCTCTGTCTCACTGACACACAGCTAGGTCTCTGGGTTCCATGCGGTATTTATCACGTGCACTTGGAGAGCAAACAGATGCCTAAATCAAGCCAGAATAGATCATACACGGCAAAAATGCATATTCTTGGTGTGATTCGATCATGATTCATGCAGGACGATTTTTCGATGAAAATGGTTTTCAAACGGCTGGGCTGGCGAGTACTGCGGCGCGCTAGCTACGCCCTGGCACTGTGCCTACTATTCGTGATAGCACAGAATATGCTGCATTTCAGAAATCAAGATGTGACACCCAAGGAGACGGCGGAGATCATCACGAACGAGTCGTCTCATTCGTTGAAGGATGTGGATGCGTTAAATGCAAGACCGTCGACTACTACGCTGACACCGTACACGATACGGCACAAACGTCGGAGACCTCTGAACGACACAACATCACGGAAGGGACGTTTGGAGGAAGACAAGACGAACACGAGTGAAATAGAACAAGAAGGAGAAACAGAAGATTTATTAGTGTTCGATTTCCTTGGTAATCTTCACGCATCTTGCCGGACAGGTGAGTTTACATCAATCCGCTGTGTTTagccaaaacacaacaaaactcaaaggatttgaaaattgcacccgatatacacacacacacacacacactcactctCCCCCTGTCTTTCCTTTGTACGTTGAATATATTTTGTCCTCGACTTCAAAGCTATCGTATAATTTGAATACCTTTGTCGAGTAGACTATTcactgacattttgaaaaaaagcctCGGAGCCTCATTGTCGAAATTGAAAAGGACATGCCATCAAGTCTAAAGGGTATTGTCAGACCATGTCCTCGGTAAGGGTTGACTTGACATACATTTCGGCTTCTGCTGTCTCTGGAACATGTCACACCATAGGGTacccagaaatctggttgttgctgttgttgtttttattgttgtttatgtttattagtcgtgttgttgttgaccaatacaaTTCACCGaagataactgttgtgttgttgttgttgttccaaacgtaatgtagatgtcacaAGAAACACttcaaggacactatcattatttgacccagGGTAAACGCGGATTTTGCTATTATAATGAATTAAAGTACAATTCGTCTAACCCATGATGTTCTGGCGTACGAGTACGTATACACTGACATTCATTGCCTTTGGTAACCAAGTGTGCTTATTCGGGCAAGGACTCTctctaaaaataaatgaaatgaaaacaaataaaaattaactttaactaatcaaataaatgttatggttatgatttatttatcttcaattTTTACTTTCAGCCTTGTTTTAGTTAACATTCGATCCCTCTGATTTTAGCGGCTCTGCCTGTTGCTTCTCTGTTAGGTGACTGGTTGCCATgtgtgttgtgggttcgagaCCGATTTGAGACACCGTCTTTAAATGGAAAATACGAATCATGCCGacgagaaaaaaaacaaaaaatacttcaaaaaccCCAGATTGATCGCAAATTGGTAAGGTAGTTGTGGTTTGGCGTCCGTCGACAGATCAACATGTGTTCATTAAATCCAGAACAATCTGCAAAACCAGTATCGAGACATTGATTTTTCCGCCTAACCAAATTTGAGTCGGCGgtcagtaaaaaaaaacatacttctcggtttatttttattacaagttttatttattacatATGGGCACAAACGCTTTCATGATTATTCCTCTTACGTTGAAGTATTTTCAGCTCACTTCTGCATTTCGCGGGAAAACTTTGTGACTTAGGTGTAAACGTCGACCACGTACACTGAAATatctaagggaccgtctcacaTTGTCGTGTACATCCAGAAACACACTCACGCCGCTCTGAATTAAAGTTCAAGTGTGAAGCATTTATGTGAGTGaagcaaatatgtattttaatttCGCTTATTTAATTTAGCTTCAAACAGGTTTACAAAGCCCCGCTTTTGGCCTATTCTAATTTCTGAGAAAATATTCGACGGCCACTCAGCGTATACGTTGTGCTTGCTGACACTTATTTGTAAATCCAACAGCTGAACTCGCATTGGACTATCGCTGTTCACTAAACGCCATTTGTAGCGTTGGTTTTGTTGAGCCGATTTCGGATTTCAGCCGTTCTTACCTTGTAggcttagggatggaccattagattttGGCAGGGGGTggtgaaaaacagaaaatacaaatttcaaagcaaaatttatgaaaaaatcttcagacaagtttgcaaaataaaaaaaataaaatcagattgCAAAAAAAGATAAATCTGGCAGTTTACttagaaaaaaattagcacatcTTGACTCActtggaaaattcaaaatatgaccgtgACCATCCTCACCTCCCAATAtataatggtccgtccctttcTTGAAGGCAAACACTTGCGACAACGGTAACATCCGACGTGCACTCTGATTGCAGTGCACACAGTGAGTTGTAAATCTTGTATATAGTATTGACCATGGAAAATTCatttcaagataaaaaaaaacgTTCCGCAGTCAGAATGAACACTGATTAATTATATCGCACTACATTTCCTTTCCCCCAGAGTTGATAAATTTAGTGAAGAAACAAGTCAAAACGCGAAGAAGAAGGGAACAGGACTTTATGAAGGTAATAATGAAgtatataaaatttatgaaagagCTTTCTAAATGACGTTCATAAATGTACTTATATTAGTTATATATTAAAAAGTACATGTAGTTGGTACATTTCAATTACTTCGCTAGGTATCGCATCTTATAACCAATATGGTGAAATCTCTACACAAGTTATATACAAGTAATGACTATGCTTCATGTgtgaatataatatatatatatatatatatatatatatatatatatatatatatatacatatataccatCAGGTATGTAGGTGGGATAACATGAGTGACAGAAAGTGGTATCAGATGATGACACACGGAAAATATCTTCCCGGTAAAACAGTCAGACCTGCAACGGGAGGTACGGACCCGAGAGCAGGTAGTGTATCCGTTGGATTGGAGTACGGGGAAGAGAAACGCGACGCATGGTTTAAGGTGAGCAAATAGCAATAACCGTTTCACACATAGACAGACCGACGGACTTGCTGGCAGGAAGGCAGAcaaatagacagatagatatataCCTGGCAAGGTGGTAACTATTAGATggagatagatagacagacagatggaaGGGTACATGAATGGAGGGAAGGAGGCAGAGATGTATggatagacaaacagacatgaGCGGGTATATGTATATGGGAGGGTATAAATATTGTGACTAGATTTTCTGCCGAGGaataacatatattattaccGTCTGTGTGCACTTTGGATAATACAACGTTATAACCTGCAATTGTATCGGTCAATTTATTACCAGGTAGCTCCGATACGAGCCAACGGACGGGGTGAGAAACACGTCTCGCAAATTGCAGTATTTATATTGGACCGACTGTTGGGATTCTATTACGCCGTGCCGTCCAGAGGGTCCAAGCTCAACGTAAACCGTTTAAGCAATTTACAAATTACGCCTTTAAAGTTTAAGACATTCGTGTCAAGACTGCGGGACTTAATAGACGATGATGGTCATGTACAGGTTGGTCTGATTTAAATGTCAAATACAGCTATCAAGTAGTCATTTGCAAGAAGTGTTTGTGTTGGTCGCCTGAAGGAAATCGGACTGTTGTtgtcttttttgttgttttttttaaggGGCGTTTAAGTTTTTCGATACATTATGAGTAGATGGACAAATGGATGGGTCCGAATAGTAGATAAATTAACTGAGTTTCCTTGTACACGGTtgtctttacattttattggGACATTCAACAGCGGTAATTGTAAACTCAAGTAACAACGCCCTCTATTGACATTTGTTAACATTTTCTGTCCACAGGGCTCGGTTAATGCATGGATAAGCGAGAGTCTTGTCCTCCCTAGTTTCAAGCTTCGACAAGACGTCAACTTATCGCAGCCTTTGCAACCTCTTGATCAACACGAACGCTGGGAGATGGAATTTCGTACTTTACTTTGGCTGACAGGGCTCGCGCTACGAAATCATAACACAAGAGTTACGGAGGGCACAGGTATATGTGATTTAGATAATAACCGTAATGCCCATTGTATAAGTACCTCCGTCCGGGCCAATGTCCGTGCAAGGTATGGGAAGTCGACAAtgaaatgtgatcaaatttggcaaTGGAATTGAAAATTGGAAACACTAGATAGGAAATTCCTAATGAGTTGTTAACTTATGTGGACTTACCTTATGGTAAACTTCCTTCTTATGAAAGTTCGTGTCGGacactttgaaaaataacatgaacaccaaatattgaaattttaatagtAATACATTTAAAATTTGCGGGAAAAATTCCTTTTTGACAGGAATTATTTAGTACAAATATTTTCCCTTTGTTCCAGcgctgtatttttgttttgttttctttccagAGTACCCAGTAATATTTGACAGCGATCGGGCTTTCCGTGACCAGACCACTACAAAATCAGAGTATTTTCTAAACTGCCAATTTCCAAAACACGTGATCAGCTATTTGAATGTAACGTCACGTGCTTCGAGAAGATGCAGCTTAGCTGAACAGGTATGGCGACCTCTCGAAATAAATAATTACTGAACGCGTGAGTGAGCGAGTCACTGGTTCGAGCTTTTCTTTCGTGTATAATCACGGCTTTCCCCACGATATCATAGTTTCGTTTTTAATGAAAGACAAAGGTACAGATTCCTGGAAAATTAAGCAACGGAACCAAATCGAaaaatttcggtcaaaaaaatacaaaagcgCCAAACTGCATCCTTGAGGGCAGACTGAAAAATTCAGCCGTGTGTGGCGCTCAACAACGTCCGTTGCTGAGCCGAGCGCCAGTACACCGTTGAATCTTATAGCCGTCTTATATTGATGGGTAACTTTCAACAACAACGTTTCCTATTTCCGAGATTATGTTCTCTCATTAGTTTAACATAAAACTGTCTCCCTTCGTGTTCCAAGCGGACGAATTTCTTGAAATCCAGTTGGTAAAAGTAACATTTAATTATATTGTGTCTACTATATATCTTCTCGTGAATAACAGTTTCCAAGACATCCTTAGTCACAAAGCAAGATTTCCAGGAAGAAAAGGTCCTTCAGCAGCAACTCTTGATGTATTATTAGGTTTATTTTCTTCTGTCCGTAAACTGCTTTCTTATTCTGCTCCAAAAATAATTTCGGTTGCCCAGCCCTCAACTCGTCAAGACATCCCCTAATGTGCGTTACTGTTAACAATTGATAATAGTGTGAAATAACTCGTTCTAATAAGAAATTGCGCATTGAACATAATGTGTTGTGTTGGCAGGGGCGATACTTTTTTTCAGGACGTAAActagaagaaaattttaaagagGCAGTAACTCTAACTCCACTATTTTCAATGTCACCTTAATTTCTTGTTCTGTAACTCTCCAAAGCATGTCGAGATACACAGTACTCCGCTGGAACGTACACACagcattgtcattgttgacgaGTGGATTCTGGTCTGGATTATATAATTCCGAatgcaaacaataacattttcacataaagactctatgttgacaagctaaatggtGGATGTCTTAACATGCTTCGGAAGAGGAGCCAACATTTGCAATTGACGTGCAAAAtataaacaatgaaaaaaaaatcgtgaAAAGCTAAATTTAATGGCCctttaaaatattatcaaaaagttCAATAGCTATTGCCTGTACTGTTGACAGTGTCTACATAGTGTTCTGAAGGTCTTTCTTTATCCTTTAAAGTCTTACTTCCCTTTCTTCGGCCGTCAGATTTCAGCTGCACTGCAAACAGACCCGCTTCAGCCCGACATAAAGGACTTCAAAACTCGGTATAGGATTCACTCCACGACGCAAGCTTTCAAAGTGCTTGACCTGTGTGTTGACGTCCTCCTCAAGATGGTTGACAAATGTATAGCGCTCCATGGAGAAGACGCTGTCCTGTACGAAGACCTCTGAAAGATGGCTTCTGATTGGCCGTCACACGCACAAAAAGTAGAAAACGCGGGAACTGAAGAGAAAGAGctttatttattaatattctGAACATTCCCGGCGGGCCCGGGAACGTTATCACTTTTCTTTAGGAAATAATGCGGGCATAGTGGTTTATATAATTGGGATTATGCATGACGCTTAGTTTCAAAACACTGAGTAGAATTTACAAATATTACCGTAAAGGTACCATGACGTGAATTGCCCGAACCGGGTTGAACTTGGCTGAAGTGTTTCTATAATTTCGCTTGGATAAAGTGAGGTCAAAGCTGGTTGAAATCTTTTAAAGGCTAAAAAATGAAACTTGGAAAGTTATCTACACATACCTGTGGCGGAATTAGCGGGAGTGGGAAAATGAATTCCACATATTAGCTGCCGACTAGATTGATGCAATCGATATTGTCCTCATTAAGATACATGTAAACCCGACACTATACCATCAGTAAATTGTTTGAGGCGATCGCAAAAGGACTAAATGAACATACTGTCGAAACTTTATCATCTTCAGTGTTCATCGCACAACATTTCCTCCATTTACAAATAGAGGTACAAGTCCAAAATCAGACCAAGGCAATTTCTTCAAACAATCCGTCGATGACGCATTAGGTCGTATTCAACAACATAGCTCATTCCTTTATCCTGATAATTAATAGGAAAAAGCAACAAAAGGAAATCCCACCTTTTAATTTCTATAGTTCATTGGGTGTTACAAAAGGAGATTCTCACTATTTTCATTCATTGAGTAGTAACTTCGACTTTTTTTGGACATGGAACTTTGAGGCTGAATAAAATGACAGTGATAACAAAATCTTAAAGATGCATGATGTTCATAAAGCTGAACCAAGGGAATATTTTAGCAGTAAGAGTCAATGGCATTTTGTGCTACAAGAAATATccgaaacatttatttttgcagaTTTGCAGAGTGAAGAAGAACACAGtactttttttatttgtttttatctcAATTCCGCTTGTATATTGGCTACTTGGCGTGAATTTATGTTAAATGAGAGGGAGATGTCAACATTTCGAAGTGAAGATGTTATGCTTTTATGCTAGacagcgccctcgagcgacagatctttcagtcaaAATGCTTATACTTGTATAATCCAAAATACATTGCATGGGAATAATTTTTTAGGATTATCTATCGTGGAATACATCGTAAAATATTATATCTAGATAGTGATGAAGGGGGTTCCTGTAGCCATATTGCGACCAACCGCTAATATATACAGAGTTAATTTATAAtacgacggatctttcagtctagtctCTCATCTGAACCGTAATCTAGCaccttgcagcgtgtttgcaaggttagatctgattggtcgattgtcactttTCACAGCAACTtggggagtttatttgtattattcaattataacagTCAGGTTCTGcaaaccaattggataacagcttcctaATCACTGCAAGTCAGCCCTAATCTAGGGTAAGAGGCGGATGACTGTCACTTGGCC comes from Ptychodera flava strain L36383 chromosome 8, AS_Pfla_20210202, whole genome shotgun sequence and encodes:
- the LOC139138418 gene encoding uncharacterized protein is translated as MQDDFSMKMVFKRLGWRVLRRASYALALCLLFVIAQNMLHFRNQDVTPKETAEIITNESSHSLKDVDALNARPSTTTLTPYTIRHKRRRPLNDTTSRKGRLEEDKTNTSEIEQEGETEDLLVFDFLGNLHASCRTELINLVKKQVKTRRRREQDFMKVCRWDNMSDRKWYQMMTHGKYLPGKTVRPATGGTDPRAGSVSVGLEYGEEKRDAWFKVAPIRANGRGEKHVSQIAVFILDRLLGFYYAVPSRGSKLNVNRLSNLQITPLKFKTFVSRLRDLIDDDGHVQGSVNAWISESLVLPSFKLRQDVNLSQPLQPLDQHERWEMEFRTLLWLTGLALRNHNTRVTEGTEYPVIFDSDRAFRDQTTTKSEYFLNCQFPKHVISYLNVTSRASRRCSLAEQISAALQTDPLQPDIKDFKTRYRIHSTTQAFKVLDLCVDVLLKMVDKCIALHGEDAVLYEDL